The Oncorhynchus tshawytscha isolate Ot180627B linkage group LG16, Otsh_v2.0, whole genome shotgun sequence nucleotide sequence TAGAAGTTAAagcatacatttttctgcatcaggTAGacctaacttttgaaagtaccatgctcagattcATAATAATGTCACAGATGTAATTATTTGCAAACAGAGACAGTTTTTTGCCAACAAGACAGACTGATTTGGCATTGGATAAATATGATAAGATGAACACATAGGCCTATCACTCAGTCCATTCCTAGCCTGTAATTTCagtaatttgtgtggtattaaaaataTTGTGTCAAATtacatagaattgcatgaaatgtttatAGGGATATGTTTTTCTCAAATACGATGAAAGAACAACATTCTGGCCCACAGCCCTGTGTGCTATCAACATTCTTGCGTTGCCATGTAATGCTCACAGGATGAAGAACAATTTCTAGAAACggcatatctaaggctctggtctgtccaaaAAGGGAGGGGAAATGGTaggcatgttctctgctatccactttatgtttaaaaaaatcgAAGCACTCAGGGAGGGGTTTGGTAAAAATATGTTTTGCTGAAAGGAGgcccatccattttcatttcagacaggtcagattttctccatgtaacccttattataaataacgTTCACTCCCTAATGAAACTAAAAGAGACTAACAGAGAAATCCCAATGCACCAGATGCAAAGCCTAACCATGCTCCCTCTTTCCCCTGGAGTCTGGCTTTACTGCTCCTGTCTGACTCTGTGGAGCTAAAATGGTGAACTAAGTCATTGCTCAACTGTGGAAAAAGGAAAAAGGTCTCCAATGAAAATGAGAGCACTTCCGTTATGGGCAATTAGTGGCCTTCCAGACAGACTTTTTCAGACAGGCTGCCTGCTGTCCAACATCACAGTCAGATTCCCCTTCTCCACACTCCAAAACTCtcagttctctctcgctctgtctccctctatgaCTTTTCTTTCTGCAGCCAAATGCATTATTTCATCATTTTTTTCTTGCTCCCTTTTTCTCAGTCTGTTTCTTTTGTTGCCTCTTTCAACCATTCCTccattccctctttctctcccccttcctctcgtTCGGACAGGGAAAAGGTTTGAGGATCTGCCACAAAGATGCACTGACTTAACCAACCAAAAATGCCTATACGTAAAAATGACCCATAAATACATCCCAGGAACAGTGTTCTCAGACCACAAAAACTGCtgaaaagacagacacacaccaatcAGATTAGGGAAAGTGAAACTCAGAGAAGATGTGAAAAAGAGATTATAGAGAGAAGATAGAATGATTTATAgttgaaaagagaaagagaaaagagaaagtgcTTTCAAAGAACAGAACTGTAGTTTCATTCTTACTTTGCGATGTTCTAATGAAGATTTAAAAAGGTTCACATTTCCCATCAGAAAAGCAATTCCTAAAATAAAGGGTAATGCTGAGTCTCTTACTTAGGTCATCATTGGGGAGTGTGTGGGGGATAGCAAGGACAGTCGGGACAGCAGGGGCAGCAGGGGCAGCAGGGACAGCGGTGAGGACCGGAGGAGGTGGGGGCAGTGAAGGCCCCACCATGAGCCTGTAGATGAGTCTCTCGTGCAGGCCGCAGTAGTGGTGGTGCAGGTGACAGGAGTACAGGCCCTTGTCAACAGGCTGGAGATTAGAGATGGTCAGAGAGAAATCCCCTACAGAGAAGGCATCCTCAGAGACACTCATCTTGTCCACAGGGAAGAGTGGTCCATACTGCCGGCGCTCTCCAGAGGCGTAAAGGTCCACCAGGCGGTCAGCTCCATCAGGTCTCACCCCAGGTGGCTGCCAGTCCCAGTGGGCTACCTGCTGCTGGTCCTCCTGCTGGCCCTCCATCCACAGAGGCCGCCTGTTCACACAAGGCAACACCACAGAGCTCCCCAGCAACACCACAAACACTGTCTTGTCCCCGTCCCAGTAACGCTTCTCCTTACGGACTGAGACAGGACAGGTTGAAATGTGTTATTAAAATAAGGGAAACAAATAGTGGCAATACACAAAATTAATTAGATTGTTactattcaaaaatgtattgagGGTAGTCACCTGACTTGGTGGTGTTGAGCTGTATCTTGATGGACTGGTGAAGCTGGCAGTAATGGTGATGCAGATTACAACTATAAACACCTCGATCAGCTGTTCCTACATCTGGAAGAATAACATACATTACAAGTACATTTCTAGATTCCAAGAATTTGTGTAATATTAATGTCGTCCAGCGTGAAATGACTGAATATTTTATGGAGCGTTTGCAGTCATGATCATACAATAGACCACAGGCCCAACTCACTGTTGATGACGAGGGAGAAGTTCCCGTCAGTGAAGGCGGTTTTGGGGATGGTTATGCGGCCCTTGTTGAACCCATTATAGACTCTCTCTTTGACGCCAGCAGACATGTCCAGTATCCTTTCCACAGAGTACTCTGGTGTGCTCCGGAACAGGTCCCAGTGGACCACCCTCTGGCGATCCTTCAGCCGGTCCCAGGTCCATATCATGCGGGGGCTGTGGCAGGGCAGCACGGCCTGGGTCCCGGCTGGGAGGGTGATGTTACGGGCCTCCACCACCACATCTAATTTGCTGCTGCTCTGGCCCCATGCTAATGCAATACACACATATGGGACGTATTAGTAAACTTGGCAAAGACCTAAAACCCCATGAATcacacactacaaaacaaagccGCAAACACATGCATAAATGTTTTCAATGCAATAAAAGGAGTTATGCAATTAAGTCATATTTTATGAGGACGTACCACTGGGcaggaagaagacagaagaaactGAAACAAATAATAGAAAATGCAACTGAGTCATCATAGGAACAATAACTATCTGTCTGGCAGGGTTGGACCTGAGCTGATCCCTGACTTCTGGTCATGATGCTGTTGTTGTGAACGGATAGCTAATACAGTAGTCAGGACtgactggtattacagctgggtAACTGAGACAactgggtggagggatagagaaaaATAGGCCAACAGAAAACCAAGAAGAATATGTAAGAATGAAGCAGGGAGGAGGAATTAGATAACAGGGAGTGTCAGCACCAAAGGAACAATAAATACCAtgattgttttcattaaaatacTGTATATGCCTGAATTTAGAATTTAGAGAAATAAGTAAGtgagatgtacagtaccagttagaagtttggacacacctactcattcaagttttttttctttctacattgcagagtaatagtgaagacatcaacactatgaaataacacacatggaatcatgtagtaaccaaaaa carries:
- the LOC112216169 gene encoding matrix remodeling-associated protein 8 isoform X1, translating into MLRLFLISSVFFLPSAWGQSSSKLDVVVEARNITLPAGTQAVLPCHSPRMIWTWDRLKDRQRVVHWDLFRSTPEYSVERILDMSAGVKERVYNGFNKGRITIPKTAFTDGNFSLVINNVGTADRGVYSCNLHHHYCQLHQSIKIQLNTTKSVRKEKRYWDGDKTVFVVLLGSSVVLPCVNRRPLWMEGQQEDQQQVAHWDWQPPGVRPDGADRLVDLYASGERRQYGPLFPVDKMSVSEDAFSVGDFSLTISNLQPVDKGLYSCHLHHHYCGLHERLIYRLMVGPSLPPPPPVLTAVPAAPAAPAVPTVLAIPHTLPNDDLSPDVVELERPRVINVILPEYPGHFFQQMGYFLATFFLLAFIITIVIVLTRRRRKRGLEYDLRRSERSHVTGHVALDATELKVCTQEYPNSDYKNNLLKERDMSKGCNKEMNGKLWI
- the LOC112216169 gene encoding matrix remodeling-associated protein 8 isoform X2, with translation MLRLFLTWGQSSSKLDVVVEARNITLPAGTQAVLPCHSPRMIWTWDRLKDRQRVVHWDLFRSTPEYSVERILDMSAGVKERVYNGFNKGRITIPKTAFTDGNFSLVINNVGTADRGVYSCNLHHHYCQLHQSIKIQLNTTKSVRKEKRYWDGDKTVFVVLLGSSVVLPCVNRRPLWMEGQQEDQQQVAHWDWQPPGVRPDGADRLVDLYASGERRQYGPLFPVDKMSVSEDAFSVGDFSLTISNLQPVDKGLYSCHLHHHYCGLHERLIYRLMVGPSLPPPPPVLTAVPAAPAAPAVPTVLAIPHTLPNDDLSPDVVELERPRVINVILPEYPGHFFQQMGYFLATFFLLAFIITIVIVLTRRRRKRGLEYDLRRSERSHVTGHVALDATELKVCTQEYPNSDYKNNLLKERDMSKGCNKEMNGKLWI